The stretch of DNA CTGTGCCCCGTAGATGTAGCTGCTTCTCTGTGCGAGATCGAGGCACGGCTGTTGGCCACTTGCTGCTTGCTTGATTGATCGACAAAAGCTTGGCCTGATGGAGCTGCTCATAATGAGGTCTGGTTGACACTCAGTGGCAAAGTGGCAGAGCGCAATGCGTTGCCCTTGCATACATGCATACCAAGGAACAAAGATGTTGACATGACACAGTAGAGCAGTGGCGACTGATACGCCGTTGTGCTGCAGATGTCATGAAAACGGGCCCCATTGTATCAAGTCGCTGaacggccgcctgctgcaTCATTGGAATTGCTTACGCCCGAGTATTGGCTCATTTCATTTCATGCAAGCATCAGCAACTGCGGATGGATGCACCCTACTCGATGGCGTCGTAACTCGGCCGTAGATTTCACATATCTTGGACGCAGCGACTACACTAAATAACAGATTGTCGTTTTTCAGAGCATTATCTAGTAGTCGTCACCGCGGCTGATGACCTCCTTTACGGTCGGTCGGATCAGGATTGTCTGCCACATTCGTTAGCTGCGCTGCATCAACAACTCATTTCTTGAAGAGGTGGAACGTACGTGTTCAAACTGGGCAGTGTATGAACCCTTCTTGTCACACAACGGAGGGTacgcctcgacgatgccgctgtTCACCAGGCTGTTCAACTGCTCCGAGTCAGCGTCCGTCAACCGAGCCATGTTCGTCGTCCAGAAGATAGGAAGCTTACCCCCAGCAGGTACTTTTCCTGACCCAGGCGGTCCAGGTAGCGGCGGCAGAAGGGCAAAGTGCCAAAGTTCTTGTTGATGACGCTGAGCAGCGACTTGGCCGAGCTAAGGCGCAGGTCAACGTGCTGCACGTCGGTGTTCTTGGCGTAGTGCGACAcctccatgtcgtcgcggaCGTAGCCGTTGCCGGTGCTGCCAAACGTCTCAATGGCAAACACGtcaccctcctccatcttggTCTGGTCATTGCTCTTGACAATCGGCACGGCCTTGGTGCCGTGGATGCTGTAGGGGAGAATCGTGTGGCCCGTCAGGTTGCGGATGCTCTTGACGGGGTACGTGGTGCCGTCAATCTCGACCTCGAAGCTCTCCATCGTCTCCTGGATGACGCCGCCAATCTCGCCCAcgcgggcgtcgatgccggcctcgcggatACCGGCGTTGGTGGCCTCCTTGACCGCCTGCAGCAGGTTGTCGTACTTGGGCTCAAAGGCCATGGTGAAGGCAgagtcgacgatgcggccgttGACGTGGACGCCAAAGTCGACCTTCATCACGtcctcctgctgcagcaccaTCTTGTTCCCCGCGTTGGGCGTGTAGTGGGCCGCGCAGTGGTTCAGGCTCAGACCGCAAGGGAAGCCCATGCCAGCCTTCATGGCATCTCcctcggcgaggccatcgtggcCCGTcagggcacgcacgccgtcctcgatggTCTCGGCGATCTCGGTGAGCGTCTGGCCCGGTCGCACCACCTTTTGCGCGTACTGGCGCACCTGGCGGTGGatctcggcagcctcgcggTAGTCGGTCAGGAAGTCGGTGTTGATGTTGTCGAGGTGGCGCTTCTCCTCGCTCGTCGTGCGGTAGCGGTTCTCGTCCTTGTACTCGACCTCCTCACCCTTGGGGTAAGTGCCGTTGGGGAACAGCTGGCTGACCTTTACGCGGGGCGGCTCGGACTGGGCGGTGgggttcttcttcttcttcttgggctttctcttcttcttcttcttggccgcgccggtcgcggcggcgttgtcctcggcatcgtcgtcggaatcgtcgccgtggtcgtcgtcagcggcgggctcgggcttCGCACCCTTGCcattggcctcggccactgCGACGGTCAGTACCGCCACCCATGAGAGCGTTCAGCACGTGAGGATCGAAAGCGCACCTTTGAGCTCCTTGAGAGCCTCCGTGGGTACTTGAGCTGCCATCGTGGCACAGTTGTCGGATACTGTGTCCAGTGTCTGGATGGGGATCGCCAGGACAAAAATCGCCTGCCGCTGGCTGGTGGACACACAAAATGCGAGTTACCCCGCCAtacccggcggcggcacgggcaaCCCACCCTCGCCACTAACTTGCGCCGTGCCGGGGGCCTCGTGGCGCTTGGTCGTTTTGGTGGCGCCTCGTTGATCGAGAACTTGCCGAGGACAATCTACGAACGACCGCCTACACGGTCAAGCTGCCGCTTTGTGCGCCATGCTTGGTACGTACGGTCACTTATGGAGCGAATTGGCCTTGAATAAGATTCTGGATCCTAGGGAAGCTGCGATCGAACTCGCGGTGAAGCACCCCCTGGCCTGCCCTGGTCGCGTGTCATCGCCTGGGCGACTGCCTCCGCGGTCATGCACGACGACCATCGCACAACATGGGCGACGTTGGCGTGCGTGCAGTGCAGGCTTGATGAAAAAAAGGTAGTGCGACCAACCCGTGGGAGTTGGTCAATGATTGAGCGCGGTGGCTGCCCGCACACcatctcctccgcctccagctTGGCAGCACGACAAGTTCATGTGCGGCGGACGCCACTCACCCACGGGCTCGGGAACAGCTAAGACCGATAACTTCGCAATAGCGATCCCCGTGCCTCTTGGTCATTGGACAAACGCATCCTGACCAGATGCTGCTATACAAGGACCCTCCGGCCTATGGGCCATCTTCGAGAGTCTCTCTTCAAAGAGGAGGAATACCAGTTGGCCCTGGAGGACGTGCCATCTTCATCCCCGTCCATGTCTGGGGGTTCCTCATTCAATCACCTCAAGAGTACCGATCTTTCGACGTTGTACAGGTACATGTTCGTCGCCGATACGAACCAGGTTCAACGACTTGATGAGCCGCCCCGATTCACCCGCTTTCCTTGAGATCAATACTTCTTCGTATGTACGGACACACGCGACTCTCACAAGCAAGACAGCAAACCAAACCGCTGCCACCCCGATTGGCgggccagcaggcggcggcgggcggcggcggcgggacccAGTGGGCAAACCCGTCCAGTCCCTTCCGAAGAGCCCGAATGCCCGACAACCCCCGCCGTCCGGGGCACTGACACCCGAAGCACAACGTCATGTCCCGCAGCACTggacccgcccgccgcctctcgcgATGCGACTGAACGACATTCtttcccgcccgcccgtccgccgccatccgtccgtcgtctTGCCCTCATGTCTTCGCGGCGCAGTTagagagcgacgacgctccAGCAGCACACGACAAGACACCCGACCGGAGCAGCCAGCTCATCACCCCCCCGCAGAATGGAAGACCAggtgctgcggctggccgaCAAGGTCTGGGAAACGTACCAGgccctgcccgacgacgggcggcgactgcgTATGTCCCCAACTCTCCTTCGCTACGAACCACTCTCGTGCCTTTTGCCTCAAGTTCGCTCTCCCATTGTGATTGATGCGCTTCTTGCTCGCACACAACAACATCCTCCGCGCATAATGGTTGCACACGAGCCCCCAAATTGGCCGCTAACCGCTTCGTAGTTATtggcatcgccggcatccCAGGCTCAGGTACGGCCGCTCCCTTTCGATGTCATGAATTAAACAAGACGAAACCCTTGGCTTGCATCCCCTTGCGTCACCAGACTTCTCTTCTCACTCACACACGGCGCAGGCAAGACGACGCTCGCGCAAATCATCTCCTCGCGCGTCAatgagcgcgccgccgccgccgccgccaccaaagcctcatcatcactatcatcctcctcctccccctccccctccatAACAGCATCGTCGggggctccgccgccgccgtcatcatcatcgcccgcgaCATACGTCCCCATGGACGGCTTCCACCTCACACGCGCCACCCTCTCCTCCATGCCCGaccccgcccgcgcgcacgcccgccgcggcgccgccttcacCTTCGACGCGCCCAAGTTCCTCTCCCtcgtgcgccgcctgcgcgcctaccccccgcccgcgtcgcccatcCTCGCCCCCTCGTTCGAccacgccgtcaaggacccgcgcgacgacgacatccccGTCCTGGCCTcgcaccgcgtcgtcgtcctcgagggcaacTACCTCGcactcgacgagcccgtctggcgcgacgccgccgccctgctcgacgagctgtggttcgtcgacgtcgacttTCAGGTCGCCCGCAAGCGCCTCCGCGAGAGGCACgtccgcgccggcatcgcccgcgacctcgacgagggggACCGACGCGCCACGGAGAATGACCTCGTCAACGGGGAGCACATTGTCAAGCACCGGTTAAAGGTcgatgaggtggtggagAGCAAGGAGGACGGCGCGTGGGTGCATGAATGAaatgatgacgatgatgcatGAATAAAAGTACAATTAGAGGCTTAATGCTAAGAGAAAAGACAGCCATCAAACTAGCGACCCATAGGCTTCAGATTCGACAGTAGAGAGCAGCAAACACGCTCAGTCCCAGGCCAACAATGCCATGCACGCTCCcaacaagaaaaaaaaaatcaaaTTCGTTTCATGTCGTCACGCCCATCACCCGTCAAGACGCCTtcgcctccgcctcgtcaaTCTTGCTCATCTCGCTCGCCATGGTCAACCCCGTCCCTTTCCGCTCCTGGAGCGCCTTAGACCACCTCTTCTCATCCTTGATCGGCTGTCCGTAGCCGTCGAGCCCCAAAATCTCCATCAGCTCCGGTATCTCAGCGTGgtccctcgtcgtcttcatgcGATGGCACCACGTCACCCGCTTCTCCTCGATGGGCCCGGCGTCAGCGCCGTCCACACCTCCCTCTGGCCCCACCGTCCCAATGGCCGCGGGCCTGAGGCGCCCATCCTCGGGCGTGCCGATGGGCGTCACCACGTCGAGCGGCTCGAACAAGaactcgccgcccacctgccGCTGGTCCCCCGACTTGAGGGCGAGCCCGCGCGGGATGGAGCGCAGCCCCTgcccgatgccgtcggccatggtccGCAGCATGCCCCTCTTCATGTACGCGGGTTtcgcgcccagcgccagcgtcTTGACcatgccgagctcgtcgaacAGCGACCGCGTCGGGTCCGTGTACACGGGGAACGGGCACTCCGTCGCCTCGACGTACATGTCGATGAGAGCCGGGTCGCCgcacccgacgacgacgatgaatGTGCTTATCGGCAGTCGCAAGAGGGCTTCAGGTTTGATGGATTCGGAGAGCGAGCGGAGGTATTCCTGACAATTCTGCATCTCTACGTCAGCCATACGGTCCATAGCAAGTACAATATGCTGGAGGCATCGGTGGGGGAGGTCATACACCGCAGAAGAAGTGCCGCACAAAGACGACAAGAACACGCCTCGCGACGTTTGGCCAATTGTAGAGGCTCTGGAAGGTGTGCGACTTGCCATGACGGTCCAGCACCACGTAGTTGTCGATCTTGC from Purpureocillium takamizusanense chromosome 6, complete sequence encodes:
- the MAP2 gene encoding Methionyl aminopeptidase (EggNog:ENOG503NUPF~MEROPS:MER0001728~COG:J), whose product is MAAQVPTEALKELKVAEANGKGAKPEPAADDDHGDDSDDDAEDNAAATGAAKKKKKRKPKKKKKNPTAQSEPPRVKVSQLFPNGTYPKGEEVEYKDENRYRTTSEEKRHLDNINTDFLTDYREAAEIHRQVRQYAQKVVRPGQTLTEIAETIEDGVRALTGHDGLAEGDAMKAGMGFPCGLSLNHCAAHYTPNAGNKMVLQQEDVMKVDFGVHVNGRIVDSAFTMAFEPKYDNLLQAVKEATNAGIREAGIDARVGEIGGVIQETMESFEVEIDGTTYPVKSIRNLTGHTILPYSIHGTKAVPIVKSNDQTKMEEGDVFAIETFGSTGNGYVRDDMEVSHYAKNTDVQHVDLRLSSAKSLLSVINKNFGTLPFCRRYLDRLGQEKYLLGLNSLVNSGIVEAYPPLCDKKGSYTAQFEHTILIRPTVKEVISRGDDY
- a CDS encoding uncharacterized protein (COG:F~COG:H~EggNog:ENOG503P476), whose protein sequence is MEDQVLRLADKVWETYQALPDDGRRLLIGIAGIPGSGKTTLAQIISSRVNERAAAAAATKASSSLSSSSSPSPSITASSGAPPPPSSSSPATYVPMDGFHLTRATLSSMPDPARAHARRGAAFTFDAPKFLSLVRRLRAYPPPASPILAPSFDHAVKDPRDDDIPVLASHRVVVLEGNYLALDEPVWRDAAALLDELWFVDVDFQVARKRLRERHVRAGIARDLDEGDRRATENDLVNGEHIVKHRLKVDEVVESKEDGAWVHE
- a CDS encoding uncharacterized protein (COG:S~EggNog:ENOG503NYQS), whose translation is MAESKTQSEAATAATPHAEGTLSGAGEATSPAAAEPTQQQQAQPSGHGLLQPDDAAARDDSRPPSTKSRTPPKSIDIDKSKPQDFDGELATTDELPPAVILRKIDNYVVLDRHGKSHTFQSLYNWPNVARRVLVVFVRHFFCGNCQEYLRSLSESIKPEALLRLPISTFIVVVGCGDPALIDMYVEATECPFPVYTDPTRSLFDELGMVKTLALGAKPAYMKRGMLRTMADGIGQGLRSIPRGLALKSGDQRQVGGEFLFEPLDVVTPIGTPEDGRLRPAAIGTVGPEGGVDGADAGPIEEKRVTWCHRMKTTRDHAEIPELMEILGLDGYGQPIKDEKRWSKALQERKGTGLTMASEMSKIDEAEAKAS